Proteins encoded by one window of Cellvibrio sp. KY-GH-1:
- a CDS encoding CHASE domain-containing protein — MKYTKYNKPVIAGLLFLLLGLSLSLGAARIYTLNNQQEVRDHVDEEVEKLVDKISMRMYSYQYGLRGARAFILSSGDSLDRELFRHYADSRDLTKEFPGARGFGFIRRVLSEQEPGFLAHARLDGKPNFAIRQLSPHLDERYVIEYIEPMLNNEQAIGLDIASEVNRRTAAQKAVNSGEVQITAPITLVQVTGQPLQSFLMLLPVYKTWSTPVVSTERWQAAIGWACAPLVTEDVISTLGVNREFFNLRLTDVGDFEKKVVFHQSEGFNAEQAVIGSKVFTVFGRDWQVELEPRTLYISSLRQTNPWGVFGVGVIISFILALLIFVTAVVLRNKSELVKHQANLAAIVASTNDAIVGMDLQGVVTAWNLGAATMFGFSAEEILGKRVVDLLIPEGLKAEEITILNYAKNGLPVQNMVSKRQKKNGEVFDALINVSPVFNVRGAVVAVSKTLRDISDIKAAERKMLELNVTLETRVQERTAELSKALRENTAILGTINAQYLFSVTDSAGKILEVNDNFCAASGFTREQLVGSNHRIINSKVHERQFWVDMWQQVMGGKPWHAEVCNRTSGGEFRWFDSVIAPILDANGKVERIIALRTDITTRKSIEADLSAARDQLSIAADVAKLGVWTWDVATNQLHWNDRMYSMYQQPLYLKNHGLEYKHWRERLHPDDVANAEQKLQDAVAGVGAFDPVFRIITPDQEVHYILAGAQIERDRFGNAKRVTGINLDITDQTLLEAELRHAKEMSEAASEAKSQFLANMSHEIRTPMNAVLGMLTLVKQTNLNIQQQDYIGKADTAARSLLGILNDILDFSKIAANKLVLDPIEFELEVMLRELAVVLAGNHGEKPVEIVFDIDPKLPRSVVADKLRLQQILINLAGNALKFTHQGHVAVRLRQQAISETHVKIMVEIEDTGIGIAPEQHQRIFEGFVQAEASTSRRFGGSGLGLVISKRLLELMGADLHLHSQPGLGTTFSFALDLLIGAHSIASQTIPEASLTQLRVLIVDDNPLMKDVLGIGMQDAGCEVVTASSGTEALEKVAQADAEGRPYDVILMDWNMPEMNGLEASRLIRASENHEAKPLIIMVTAFERELLMQTAKLERRPFNELLVKPVTTKQVSEVIAKLGTPQTVPTAADSKILNHDLDGFNILVVEDNELNRQVARELLTIVGARVVEAEGGLIGVEKVIKSGEHFDIVLMDLQMPDIDGFEATRRIRSDGRFARLPILAMTANASANDREACLQAGMDEHIGKPFDMNKLVPLILKLCGEGNYVASVDSVPVGTIDTAPLDTYPLIEPLESILSRFGNNAELALRMCSRFESETKSLFDKLVSSVGQQDSVAAIVATHSLKGVGGTLGAIRLSKLAGRLEQQLRSGDLPSDEEIRAVYTLIHTSLAAYNELDFQLPSTPSTPTLSREQLLLLTAQLQGYLREDNMNAVDLCHQVAAALGGDPLAQLLNEQASELNFGAAIITLETLVEKIIHAAA; from the coding sequence ATGAAGTACACAAAATATAATAAACCAGTCATTGCCGGCTTGCTTTTTCTGCTACTCGGATTGAGCTTGTCATTGGGCGCCGCGCGGATTTACACCCTCAATAACCAACAAGAAGTGCGTGACCATGTTGACGAGGAAGTAGAAAAGCTTGTCGATAAAATTTCAATGCGCATGTATTCCTACCAGTATGGGTTACGTGGTGCCCGCGCATTTATATTGAGTAGTGGGGATTCGCTTGATCGTGAGTTATTTCGCCACTACGCCGACTCACGTGATTTAACCAAAGAGTTCCCTGGTGCGCGCGGGTTTGGTTTTATTCGGCGGGTATTATCAGAGCAGGAGCCAGGGTTCCTCGCTCATGCGCGACTCGACGGAAAGCCCAATTTTGCCATTCGCCAACTTAGCCCCCACCTTGACGAACGTTACGTTATTGAATACATCGAGCCAATGTTGAATAACGAACAAGCGATCGGGCTCGATATCGCGTCTGAAGTTAATCGCCGCACCGCTGCGCAAAAAGCAGTTAATAGTGGTGAAGTGCAAATAACTGCGCCTATTACTTTGGTACAAGTCACGGGGCAGCCGCTTCAATCATTTCTTATGTTATTGCCAGTTTATAAAACCTGGAGTACACCAGTGGTAAGTACCGAGCGCTGGCAAGCGGCGATTGGTTGGGCCTGTGCCCCGCTGGTTACCGAGGACGTTATTAGCACGCTCGGCGTTAATCGCGAGTTTTTTAACCTTCGCCTGACTGACGTAGGTGATTTTGAAAAAAAAGTTGTGTTTCACCAGAGTGAAGGGTTTAACGCTGAACAGGCTGTTATTGGCTCCAAAGTGTTTACGGTGTTTGGGCGAGATTGGCAGGTTGAGTTAGAACCACGAACCCTGTACATCAGTTCATTGCGTCAAACCAACCCTTGGGGGGTATTTGGCGTAGGTGTAATCATCAGTTTTATTCTCGCGTTGCTAATTTTTGTTACGGCAGTCGTGTTGCGTAACAAAAGTGAACTGGTAAAACATCAGGCAAACCTAGCGGCGATAGTTGCGAGTACGAATGACGCAATAGTAGGAATGGATTTGCAGGGTGTTGTTACAGCCTGGAACCTTGGCGCCGCAACAATGTTTGGATTCAGTGCTGAAGAAATACTCGGCAAACGGGTAGTGGATTTACTTATTCCGGAAGGGCTTAAGGCAGAAGAGATTACCATTCTGAATTACGCAAAAAATGGGCTTCCTGTGCAGAATATGGTGAGCAAACGGCAGAAAAAAAATGGCGAAGTTTTTGATGCGTTAATTAATGTATCGCCTGTTTTCAACGTGCGCGGTGCGGTAGTTGCCGTTTCCAAAACCTTAAGAGATATTTCCGACATTAAGGCGGCTGAACGGAAAATGCTGGAGTTAAACGTTACTCTGGAAACGCGAGTGCAAGAACGTACCGCCGAGTTATCCAAAGCTTTGCGCGAAAATACCGCGATACTGGGAACAATTAACGCCCAGTATTTATTTTCCGTTACCGATTCGGCGGGAAAAATTCTTGAAGTCAATGATAACTTTTGCGCGGCGAGCGGCTTTACTCGTGAACAATTGGTGGGTAGCAACCATCGCATTATTAATTCCAAGGTCCATGAGCGCCAGTTTTGGGTTGACATGTGGCAGCAAGTGATGGGCGGTAAACCCTGGCATGCCGAAGTCTGCAATCGTACCAGTGGCGGTGAATTTCGGTGGTTTGACAGCGTAATCGCGCCGATTCTGGATGCGAATGGCAAGGTTGAACGTATCATTGCATTGCGCACCGACATCACCACGCGTAAATCAATTGAGGCAGATTTGTCGGCTGCCCGTGATCAGCTTTCTATTGCGGCAGATGTAGCCAAGTTGGGCGTGTGGACTTGGGATGTTGCAACTAACCAATTGCATTGGAATGACCGCATGTATTCCATGTATCAGCAGCCCTTGTATTTAAAGAATCATGGCTTGGAATATAAACACTGGCGGGAGCGGCTGCATCCGGATGACGTCGCCAACGCTGAGCAAAAGCTACAAGATGCAGTAGCGGGTGTTGGTGCATTTGATCCGGTGTTTCGCATTATTACACCCGATCAGGAAGTGCATTACATTCTAGCCGGCGCACAAATTGAGCGCGATAGATTCGGAAATGCTAAACGCGTAACCGGTATAAATTTGGATATTACCGATCAAACGTTATTAGAAGCCGAGTTGCGCCACGCGAAAGAAATGTCGGAAGCGGCGAGCGAAGCCAAATCGCAATTCCTCGCGAATATGAGTCACGAAATACGCACGCCCATGAATGCCGTCTTGGGGATGCTGACCCTGGTTAAGCAAACCAATTTAAATATTCAGCAACAGGATTACATCGGTAAAGCAGACACGGCTGCTCGTTCATTACTTGGGATCTTAAATGACATCCTCGATTTTTCTAAAATCGCAGCGAATAAATTGGTGTTGGACCCGATTGAATTTGAACTGGAAGTTATGTTGCGTGAATTGGCTGTAGTGCTGGCGGGCAATCACGGCGAAAAACCGGTAGAAATTGTATTTGATATTGATCCTAAATTGCCGCGTTCAGTGGTGGCAGACAAACTTCGCTTACAGCAAATTTTAATTAATCTTGCGGGCAATGCGTTGAAGTTTACACACCAGGGCCATGTAGCCGTAAGGTTGCGTCAACAGGCCATTAGCGAAACCCATGTGAAAATCATGGTAGAGATTGAGGATACCGGAATCGGCATTGCCCCCGAGCAGCACCAACGGATATTCGAAGGCTTTGTTCAAGCGGAGGCTTCTACCTCACGCCGATTTGGTGGGTCGGGATTAGGGTTGGTAATTTCCAAACGCCTGTTGGAATTAATGGGTGCGGATCTACATCTTCACAGTCAACCTGGCCTTGGAACTACATTTTCCTTCGCGCTTGATTTACTCATTGGTGCTCACTCCATAGCTTCACAAACCATCCCTGAGGCATCGCTTACCCAATTGCGGGTGTTAATCGTTGATGACAATCCGCTAATGAAAGATGTGCTGGGTATTGGTATGCAGGATGCCGGCTGCGAAGTAGTTACCGCCAGCTCGGGTACTGAGGCACTAGAGAAAGTCGCGCAGGCCGATGCGGAAGGGCGCCCGTACGACGTTATCCTCATGGATTGGAATATGCCGGAAATGAATGGTCTGGAGGCCAGCCGGTTGATTCGGGCGAGCGAAAATCATGAAGCTAAACCACTTATTATTATGGTCACTGCATTTGAACGCGAATTGCTTATGCAGACCGCGAAGTTGGAACGCCGGCCGTTTAACGAACTATTGGTAAAACCGGTAACTACCAAGCAAGTTAGTGAAGTGATTGCAAAATTAGGTACACCACAAACAGTACCTACAGCGGCTGATTCTAAAATTCTTAATCATGACCTGGATGGCTTTAATATTTTGGTGGTGGAAGACAACGAGCTGAATCGTCAGGTAGCGCGTGAGCTGTTAACAATTGTTGGCGCGCGCGTCGTAGAGGCCGAGGGCGGTTTAATCGGGGTCGAAAAAGTCATTAAATCCGGCGAACACTTCGACATCGTATTAATGGATTTACAAATGCCCGACATTGACGGCTTTGAAGCCACTCGCCGAATTCGCAGCGATGGGCGCTTTGCGCGCTTACCTATTTTAGCAATGACGGCCAATGCGAGTGCGAATGACAGGGAAGCCTGCCTGCAGGCCGGAATGGATGAACATATCGGCAAACCGTTTGATATGAATAAGCTGGTTCCGCTGATTCTGAAATTGTGCGGCGAAGGAAATTACGTTGCGTCGGTTGATAGCGTACCGGTCGGCACAATCGATACCGCCCCCCTGGACACCTACCCCTTAATTGAACCGCTGGAGTCGATTCTTTCCCGCTTTGGCAATAATGCGGAACTCGCGTTACGCATGTGTAGCCGTTTTGAGTCGGAAACAAAAAGCTTATTCGATAAGTTAGTGAGTTCGGTTGGTCAACAGGATTCCGTTGCAGCAATCGTAGCTACCCACTCTTTAAAAGGTGTTGGCGGTACCTTGGGTGCAATACGTTTGTCAAAACTGGCAGGAAGGCTAGAACAACAGTTGCGTTCAGGAGATTTGCCGTCCGACGAGGAAATTCGTGCGGTTTACACGCTAATTCATACTAGTCTTGCTGCATACAACGAGCTCGACTTTCAACTGCCATCAACCCCAAGTACACCGACCTTGAGTCGCGAACAGCTCTTGTTGCTCACGGCGCAGTTACAAGGTTATTTGCGTGAGGACAACATGAATGCAGTTGATTTGTGTCACCAGGTAGCCGCTGCACTGGGTGGTGACCCCTTGGCACAGTTGCTAAACGAACAAGCATCGGAGCTCAATTTTGGAGCTGCCATAATTACCCTGGAAACCTTGGTGGAAAAAATTATCCATGCCGCAGCCTAA
- a CDS encoding diguanylate cyclase, giving the protein MPQPNEWGKLPHAKPRLLVVDDQPINIRLIHELFSQEFDVFMATSGQQALEKCKSLMPDLVLLDIVMPGMDGYQVCAALKADPALSDIPVIFITGNSNEEDEVKGLELGAVDFIHKPINPVITRARVNTQLKLKRQSDLLRQVALIDGLTGLANRRRYEQELLTAWLQCARDNQPISVVICDIDNFKLYNDTYGHVAGDACLREVAQCMANSVQRPYDLVARYGGEEFIAVLPRTWNEGAQQVATNFFAMLQLSALKHEKNVTGLVTVSAGVATVVPLPNSSPEKLIAIADEALYVAKKSGRNRFHCIAMDSSHVSE; this is encoded by the coding sequence ATGCCGCAGCCTAATGAGTGGGGCAAATTACCTCACGCAAAACCGCGCTTATTGGTGGTAGACGATCAGCCGATAAATATTCGGTTGATTCACGAACTATTTAGCCAGGAGTTTGATGTGTTCATGGCAACCAGTGGCCAACAGGCATTAGAAAAATGCAAATCGCTAATGCCGGATTTGGTGCTACTGGATATTGTCATGCCCGGTATGGATGGTTACCAAGTTTGTGCCGCGCTAAAGGCCGATCCTGCGCTGAGTGATATTCCGGTCATTTTTATTACCGGAAATTCAAACGAAGAAGATGAAGTTAAGGGGCTGGAATTGGGTGCGGTAGATTTTATCCATAAACCCATAAATCCTGTCATCACGCGTGCACGCGTTAACACCCAATTGAAATTAAAACGGCAATCGGATTTGTTACGTCAGGTTGCATTAATCGATGGGTTAACCGGCTTGGCGAATCGGCGTCGCTATGAGCAGGAGTTGCTAACTGCCTGGTTGCAATGTGCGCGTGATAATCAGCCAATCAGTGTAGTGATATGCGATATCGATAATTTCAAACTCTACAACGATACCTACGGCCATGTGGCCGGTGATGCTTGTTTGCGCGAAGTGGCGCAATGCATGGCTAACAGCGTTCAACGCCCTTATGATTTAGTAGCACGGTATGGCGGTGAAGAATTTATTGCGGTTCTCCCCAGAACCTGGAATGAAGGTGCACAGCAGGTAGCGACCAATTTTTTCGCGATGCTGCAACTTTCTGCATTAAAACACGAAAAAAATGTGACTGGCCTGGTTACCGTGAGTGCAGGAGTCGCTACAGTAGTTCCCTTGCCAAATAGTTCACCGGAAAAATTAATCGCAATCGCCGATGAAGCCTTATACGTTGCCAAAAAATCAGGTCGCAACCGTTTTCATTGTATAGCAATGGACTCCAGCCATGTCTCTGAATAG
- a CDS encoding response regulator, protein MFTKLELQVIGQTLTQKRDWITKNIANAEGSAKTQMEQTLQTIESALQKITAQLRPASAEKAPVNHYISEKSVSPLRQAAIHRRLELAPGQIRALIVDDDQLICELVSAYLHSVGIFLVDFANDGMKGVSLMYDANPPYDLVLCDWNMPEKSGIEVHNAMRAAERYLGTVFMLVTAVTEAKLIRAAIEDGVDDYVVKPIEQEKLVKKIARFFPLVTNRQ, encoded by the coding sequence ATGTTTACCAAATTGGAATTACAGGTTATCGGACAAACACTCACACAAAAACGTGACTGGATAACCAAAAACATTGCAAATGCCGAAGGCAGCGCAAAAACACAAATGGAACAAACCCTGCAAACCATAGAATCCGCTTTACAAAAAATTACGGCGCAATTGCGCCCGGCTAGTGCTGAAAAAGCACCCGTTAATCACTACATCTCCGAAAAATCTGTTTCTCCGCTTCGTCAGGCCGCGATTCATCGCCGATTGGAACTCGCACCCGGGCAAATAAGAGCCTTGATCGTGGATGATGACCAGCTAATCTGCGAACTCGTTAGCGCCTATCTCCATTCGGTTGGAATATTCCTGGTCGATTTTGCCAATGACGGAATGAAAGGTGTCAGCTTGATGTATGACGCCAACCCACCCTACGACCTGGTGTTGTGTGATTGGAATATGCCAGAGAAATCCGGCATTGAAGTACATAACGCCATGCGTGCCGCCGAACGTTACCTGGGCACTGTGTTCATGTTGGTGACTGCCGTCACCGAAGCCAAATTAATTCGCGCAGCGATTGAAGACGGTGTAGACGATTACGTGGTTAAACCCATCGAACAGGAAAAACTGGTTAAAAAAATTGCGCGGTTCTTTCCCTTGGTCACTAACCGACAGTAA
- a CDS encoding ATP-binding protein gives MADFDQFITRLEQLVTRVETLLPPARAAVDWSATAFRWRVGASGAGFLQAVKHPHYVDLDALKNIETQKDSIVRNTRQFVTGRQANNVLLTGARGTGKSTLVKAAWTAFANEGLKIIEVDKTDLLHLADIVDLVGERPEKFIIFCDDLSFEEGEISYKALKSVLDGSISAPTANMLFYATSNRRHLLPQKMRDNLDVVSYEDGEVRPNDSIEEKVSLSERFGLWLSFYPFSQDDYLAAAHHWVTELGGAWGDNARDAALLWHRTRGARSGRVAWQFAKDYVGRHQN, from the coding sequence GTGGCAGATTTTGATCAGTTTATAACCCGGCTCGAACAGCTAGTTACTCGCGTAGAAACGCTATTACCTCCGGCGAGGGCGGCGGTTGATTGGTCGGCCACCGCATTTCGCTGGCGAGTAGGGGCCAGCGGAGCGGGTTTCTTGCAGGCTGTTAAGCATCCGCATTATGTGGATTTGGATGCGTTGAAAAATATCGAAACGCAAAAAGACTCAATAGTTCGCAATACGCGTCAGTTTGTGACCGGGCGACAGGCGAATAACGTACTGCTAACCGGCGCGCGGGGTACGGGTAAATCCACCCTGGTAAAAGCTGCCTGGACAGCATTTGCCAACGAGGGTTTAAAAATCATCGAAGTGGATAAAACGGATTTGTTGCATCTGGCCGATATTGTGGATCTGGTTGGTGAGCGTCCGGAAAAATTCATCATCTTTTGCGACGATTTATCGTTTGAAGAAGGTGAGATCAGCTATAAAGCCCTGAAATCGGTGTTGGATGGATCTATTTCTGCGCCCACTGCGAATATGTTGTTCTATGCAACGAGTAATCGGCGCCATCTGTTGCCGCAAAAGATGCGTGATAATCTGGATGTTGTTAGTTACGAGGATGGCGAGGTGCGCCCTAACGACAGTATTGAGGAGAAGGTTTCATTATCAGAGCGTTTTGGGCTTTGGTTGAGCTTTTATCCCTTCAGTCAGGATGATTATTTAGCGGCGGCGCATCACTGGGTGACAGAACTTGGCGGAGCCTGGGGGGATAATGCCCGGGATGCCGCACTCCTGTGGCATAGAACACGCGGTGCACGCAGTGGCCGGGTCGCTTGGCAATTTGCTAAAGACTACGTAGGTCGCCACCAGAATTAA
- the ovoA gene encoding 5-histidylcysteine sulfoxide synthase — translation MMHSGQSVLRKSVDESHSVAVEAAPTSPLLSRTTLFTRTPNLRDNDEAGMRRVLREYFLDTFNTYESLFECLANDQAFYTKSIRLRHPLIFYYGHTATFFVNKLLLTRMISERLNHRFESMFAVGVDEMSWDDLNDAHYQWPTPTEVKSYRDQVRSLVLNLIDNAPLQLPVDWNNPWWAIIMGIEHERIHLETSSVLIRQHKLEFVKSSPNWQPNRVTGMPPQNELVKVSAGQVRLVKEKSDQFYGWDNEYGIHEADIPEFEAAKFLVSNQEFLQFVEAGGYRNTHNWEEEGKGWLGFTRAQHPTFWVKKTNGWYLRLMTEEVPMPWDWPVEVNYHEAKAFCNWKKSETGMAVRLPTEDEWYRLYDTAGLTQVTENIANANVQLDHGASSCPVNYFAHGEFYDVVGNVWQWTETPIYPFDGFEVHAIYDDFTTPTFDERHNLIKGGSWISCGNESLRSSRYAFRRHFFQHAGFRYVVSGEIKPVPSSHYETDKLVSEYAEFHYGDEYFGVPNFSKALVDLAVTALVDKPKRKALDLGCATGRATFELAKYFNHVTGVDFSARFINVGVQLASGETLRYTLADEGELVSYKSRSLAELGLAETKDNVEFSQGDACNLKTIFTGYDFILAANLIDRLYNPAKFLSAIHERLNIGGILMLTSPYTWLAEHTPREDWVGGFKKDGESFTTLDGLKAHLGKHFRLIKGPEEVPFVIRETKRKFQHTLSEVTVWERIQ, via the coding sequence ATGATGCATTCAGGACAATCCGTTTTGCGCAAATCGGTTGATGAATCCCACTCCGTTGCGGTGGAGGCAGCGCCAACGAGTCCATTGTTGTCTCGCACAACCTTGTTTACCAGAACGCCCAATTTACGTGATAACGATGAAGCCGGGATGCGGCGTGTGCTGCGTGAGTATTTCCTGGATACCTTCAACACGTACGAATCCTTGTTTGAATGCTTGGCCAATGACCAGGCGTTTTACACCAAGTCGATCAGGTTGCGTCATCCGCTCATTTTTTATTACGGTCACACCGCTACATTTTTCGTTAACAAATTATTGCTCACCCGCATGATTAGCGAGCGTTTGAATCATCGTTTTGAATCTATGTTTGCGGTGGGTGTGGATGAAATGAGTTGGGATGATCTCAACGATGCCCACTACCAATGGCCAACACCCACGGAAGTAAAAAGTTATCGCGATCAAGTGCGCTCACTGGTGCTGAATTTAATTGACAATGCGCCGCTGCAATTACCGGTTGATTGGAATAATCCCTGGTGGGCGATCATCATGGGGATTGAGCATGAGCGTATCCACCTTGAAACTTCATCGGTGTTAATTCGTCAGCACAAATTGGAATTCGTAAAAAGCTCGCCGAATTGGCAGCCCAATCGCGTTACTGGCATGCCGCCGCAAAATGAACTGGTTAAGGTGAGTGCAGGGCAGGTGCGTTTGGTAAAAGAAAAAAGCGATCAGTTTTACGGCTGGGACAACGAATACGGAATACATGAAGCAGATATTCCCGAATTTGAAGCGGCAAAATTTTTAGTGAGTAACCAGGAATTTTTGCAATTTGTGGAAGCGGGTGGTTATCGCAATACTCACAATTGGGAAGAAGAGGGCAAAGGCTGGTTGGGTTTTACGCGCGCGCAGCATCCCACCTTTTGGGTGAAGAAAACCAACGGTTGGTATCTACGTTTGATGACCGAAGAGGTGCCCATGCCTTGGGATTGGCCGGTGGAAGTAAATTATCACGAGGCCAAAGCGTTTTGTAATTGGAAAAAATCCGAAACAGGTATGGCGGTGCGTTTACCCACGGAAGATGAGTGGTATCGCCTATATGACACTGCAGGACTAACCCAAGTAACCGAAAATATTGCCAACGCCAATGTGCAGCTAGATCATGGTGCATCGTCATGCCCGGTAAATTATTTTGCCCATGGTGAGTTTTATGATGTGGTAGGTAACGTGTGGCAATGGACAGAAACACCTATCTATCCGTTCGACGGTTTTGAAGTTCACGCGATTTACGATGATTTCACTACACCCACATTCGACGAGCGCCATAATTTAATTAAAGGTGGCTCGTGGATTTCTTGCGGTAATGAAAGTTTGCGCTCATCGCGCTATGCATTCCGCCGCCATTTTTTCCAACATGCGGGTTTCCGTTATGTTGTTTCCGGAGAGATAAAGCCTGTGCCCAGTTCCCATTACGAAACCGATAAATTAGTGTCCGAATACGCTGAATTTCACTACGGTGACGAATATTTTGGTGTACCCAACTTTTCCAAAGCCTTGGTAGATTTGGCAGTGACCGCATTAGTGGATAAACCCAAACGCAAAGCACTGGATTTGGGTTGCGCCACCGGTCGCGCCACCTTTGAATTAGCAAAATATTTTAACCATGTTACTGGCGTGGATTTTTCTGCACGTTTTATAAATGTGGGTGTTCAGTTGGCCAGCGGTGAAACCTTACGTTACACCCTTGCCGATGAAGGCGAACTGGTTTCTTATAAATCCCGCTCACTTGCCGAATTAGGTCTGGCGGAAACCAAGGACAATGTGGAATTCTCCCAAGGGGACGCCTGCAACCTAAAAACCATTTTCACCGGTTACGATTTTATTCTCGCTGCCAACTTGATAGATCGCCTTTACAATCCCGCGAAATTTCTGAGTGCTATTCATGAACGCCTGAATATCGGCGGCATACTCATGCTCACATCGCCATACACCTGGCTGGCAGAACACACACCACGTGAAGATTGGGTAGGCGGCTTTAAAAAAGATGGAGAAAGCTTTACCACACTCGACGGGTTAAAAGCGCACCTCGGTAAACATTTCCGGTTAATTAAAGGCCCGGAAGAAGTCCCGTTTGTAATCCGTGAAACTAAACGCAAGTTTCAGCATACGCTTTCTGAGGTTACGGTTTGGGAGCGGATTCAATAA
- a CDS encoding TetR/AcrR family transcriptional regulator, producing the protein MPDLSTRNLIISKADELFYQQGFEFTSFAHIAEAVGISRGNFYHHFKSKDEILSAVIERRREGTQKLLETWGQQAPTPEARIRLFIQILIMNQAKIQQYGCPVGSLCSELAKLGHGLHANALELFGLFRTWLASQFVELGLVKKADEFAMHVLAASQGIALMASNFHDLDFVRREVKGLETWLERVVSDVR; encoded by the coding sequence ATGCCTGATCTATCCACTCGCAATCTAATTATCAGCAAAGCCGATGAGCTGTTTTATCAGCAGGGTTTTGAGTTTACGTCGTTTGCGCATATTGCTGAGGCGGTAGGGATTTCGCGCGGGAATTTTTATCATCATTTTAAAAGTAAAGACGAAATTTTGAGTGCGGTTATTGAGCGGCGCAGGGAGGGCACCCAAAAGCTGCTGGAGACTTGGGGGCAGCAAGCGCCAACACCAGAGGCGCGGATTCGTTTATTTATTCAGATTCTTATTATGAATCAGGCCAAAATCCAGCAGTATGGCTGTCCGGTGGGAAGTTTATGTTCTGAACTTGCCAAATTGGGACATGGCTTACACGCTAACGCATTGGAGTTATTTGGTTTATTTCGTACATGGCTGGCATCACAGTTTGTTGAGCTCGGGTTGGTAAAAAAGGCCGATGAATTCGCTATGCATGTATTGGCTGCAAGCCAAGGTATTGCATTGATGGCCAGCAATTTTCACGATCTAGATTTTGTGCGGCGCGAAGTAAAAGGTCTGGAAACTTGGTTAGAGCGGGTGGTTTCCGACGTTCGTTAA
- a CDS encoding YciI family protein, with protein MFIVLLSFAENKHLASEFMAGHKRWIQQGMDDNVFLLVGSKQPIPGGCIIAHGLSADELEIRIAKDPFVEQKIVSAEIIQVTPNQLDERLAFLQ; from the coding sequence ATGTTTATCGTATTACTCAGCTTTGCGGAAAATAAACACTTGGCCAGTGAGTTTATGGCGGGCCATAAACGCTGGATCCAACAGGGAATGGATGACAACGTATTTTTGCTTGTCGGCAGTAAACAACCCATTCCCGGTGGTTGCATTATTGCTCATGGTTTATCGGCTGATGAGCTGGAAATTCGGATAGCAAAAGATCCTTTTGTTGAGCAGAAAATTGTTTCGGCGGAAATAATTCAGGTTACGCCCAATCAATTAGATGAACGTCTTGCCTTTCTTCAATAG
- a CDS encoding putative quinol monooxygenase encodes MPITRINHFEAKPGAEQALCEFLQSVIATIENCSGCLGCQLLLSLDNSANIAIVEQWVDVESHQRAAGAIPPEQLKAAFEFFAKPPSGSYYTSVN; translated from the coding sequence ATGCCTATCACTCGCATCAACCATTTCGAGGCAAAACCCGGCGCTGAGCAGGCGCTGTGTGAATTTTTGCAGTCGGTTATTGCGACCATCGAAAATTGTTCCGGCTGCCTCGGGTGTCAGTTGTTGCTTAGTCTGGATAACTCGGCAAATATTGCAATTGTTGAGCAGTGGGTGGATGTGGAGTCTCATCAACGGGCGGCAGGTGCGATTCCGCCTGAGCAGTTAAAGGCGGCGTTTGAGTTCTTTGCCAAACCACCGTCGGGTAGTTATTACACTAGCGTGAATTGA